Part of the Schistosoma haematobium chromosome Unknown HiC_scaffold_12, whole genome shotgun sequence genome is shown below.
AGTTCAACATCAATCTGATGTACCTAAACAGAACGCATGTGTAATCGCTAGGACTTGAAAGACGTTATTTGTTAGTGGATAATTTGTACTTTTGCAAAGTTCACTAAACATTCTAATTTATGACACATCAGTCTTTTAATTACGGCAATACTTATTTATCATTACAGACGGGTTCTTCAACTAAAACTTCTTTGGTAATGCGTTCACTTTGCGAAGCCAACTTAAAAAATATTTCGAATAGATGCATATTACCATTAGAGCACTTGTCTTTAAATCGCCAAGCTTTTCTGTCGGAACGGTAAGTCTGTGGTTTCCGAATGCGGTAGTTGGTGTAACTAGGAATCGTGCTGAATATCTTCAAAAAGCCATAGTGTTGGAGTTTGAACAAAGAACATGGATTAATTCCCACAAAGTTGTCAAATAGTCTGAGGAAACATACAAAATTGTAAACAGTCGAGGGTTTTGTCAATAAATAAGAACAGATTTCCTGAAACTATCAGAAGATTAGGGAGATACATCCACAAAATTTTAGAAGGATCACTAAAATTCTTGGATCGGCTTCCAGAAAATTTGCCCACAACAGAGAGATTGGGTTATTTGAGGAACATACAACTTTGTGCTACGTCACCACGTTTACCTCCAGAATTTATCTGGCATTACTATCGAAAGTCAAAAGACCGTAATCGAATCTGATGTATCCACAATGTGATtatattgtataaataaatgagatttaaacataatataaaaTGCTTCGTTCCACAGTGAATGTTTTATGTATTCACCACATTATTGTGATGATCCCGGCAATTAATAAATATAGTGAATTCAGTCAGATTTAATTCATGACAGGTTTCGTGAAAGTGAGATGATAGATAGTATGATTTTCACCAAATTATGAATTACTTGTGTAAGCATATCGGAGTGGTTCGTGACAAACTGAATTTCAAATGTAGTTTAAAGTGGTCTATCGACTTTTTCAACGAGTTTAAACCAGTTTCCTATTTATTCATCACATGatcaatattcatatatattagtcCGACTATCATTTGAATGACCATAACTGTGATATTTTAAAACTCTCACTCTTTTTAAATGACGTTTTGCGTACTCAGTGATTTGGACGAATTTTCGGCTTGAATGAATTTGTCTTGATCGATCACCGAGTTTCACATTATTTGCTTAGTTCGTTGTGACTGGTACAGCCTTACACGTATGAACATTTCACCTAGAACACTTACTCGCTCACTCCCCTGCTCCGTTCTGCCATCGGTTTTGCCAGTGCGTGCATGTAGCTTATGGCGATATACACAAAACGAGGATGGCTAAGCAATTAAACTGACGGAATGGACAAGTACATTGAATAACTTTACAAAACATAAGGGAGATTCAAATATACTAATAAATGATTTGAATGTAATAGATTCATATAAATACACAATTATATGACATATCACAAAGAAGAGATCCAAATAGATACATGCTTAAAATGGACTCAATCTACTTATAATTAGCGAGTAATATAGTGCGATACACAGAAAACGAGGTTGATTAAACACTAAAGCAGATCTAATTGATAAGTAAACGGAACGAATTTACAAAacataagaaataaacaaatatttgccATATTCTTGTATCTTCCCTAACGTAAGGAGGGAAGGCGATGTCTGAAGCTCAGCACAACTGAAAGACAATATACCACATAGAGATTGATCAAACAGTGTTAGAGAAATGTATTATGAGCAAAACACTTATTCCACCAAACCATATGAATGACTACTCCAATATAAACTGTGAGAATGTTTGAACTATTTACTCTAATATAAACTGTGAAATTAAGTGAAATGTCTCttcacaatagaatgaaatagcTTAAAACACATCAATAAAGTCAGATAAACCCGAGTTACATAACACACGTGACGCTCAAAACTGTATTCATTAAATATATCTTGTGCTACTTACCAAATTcttagaatgaataaactgcTCATTGACCATAATGTGAAATATGTTAAAATACAGTACTACAGAGAGTTTAACCTGAGGTACCCAACAGACTTGACACACAAAACTGTATTAATTAAACAAACTCGAACcagaaataattattcaaacaattgtaactctgccctgggaatcaGAATATCTTCATCTAGAAGAACCATAACGCTTCATGATGAAATCTGGGTTTCTTTCGAAGATCACGAAGCGGATGCCTTTTCTGACAACCGGCGCAACCaattatttaggtacatggagtgCTCGTTCAATGTGGGAGACAGGGAGAGTATTCTAACTGGCTGTAGAAATGAGAAGacacaacctggaggtgcttagGATCAATGAAACACATTTGatgcaagttggacaacaacgactagcttcacggtagcttctgttatactccgtccatgaagaagaaaatgccccacatacaccaggagttgcactgatgctgtccaaacaagcacaaaatgcactaaTAGTATGCGAATCTCATAGAACAAAGaccatcaaagcctccttcaaaacaaagaaagagggcactacaatgaacgtcatccaatgctatgcgcctacaaGCGACTACAATGAGGACGTTAAAGATCATTTCGACGATAGGccgcagtcaatcgtcgagaagtgcctaaCAAaaacctgaccatcctgatgggagatttaaatgccaagtTTGAGATGGACatcaccggatatgaagacatcgtgggacgacacggactgagaGAAAGGAACGACAATGGAGAGATATTTgtaaacctatgtgccttcaataaactggtcataggcggcactatttttccacataaacgcattcacaaaaccacatggacctCACCGAATCACACCACGCGataccaaatcgaccatatcgcCGTCAACAAAATGTTCAGAAAGACGATGGAGGAAGTTAGAACCAGGAGAGGATCTGGTATAGCATCAGATTATCACTTGCTGGTCACCAGAttaaattgaaactcaagacgTACTGCACAACGGGGAGGGCAATATCAAAAGGGTTCAATACGGCTTCACTTCGTGGTGCTGATAAAcgcaacgaattcaagatagtcctcagcagtaagttccaggccttgcatgatctactcaatgaagAAGAAACCACTATGGAGAGCAAATGGAAAGGAAACAAAGAggtaatcacttcaacatgccatgaggttctgagccacaagaagcatcatcacaagtaatggatcactgttggtacactggataagattcaaaaaaggaggaacaagaaggcagcaatgaATACCAGCCGAAAAAGAGCAgaaaaagtcaaggcacaagctgaatacacagaatgTAACAAGCAAATGAAGAGTAGCATCTAGGATGCCACTGGACGATCTAgaattcgcagatgatctggcccttctatcgcaatcgcaactacaaatgcaggagaaaacgaccagcgTAGCAGCAGCCTAAGTagaagtaggtctcaacataaaAAAGGGAGAAGCAAGATTCTcccatacaacacagcatgcaccaatcaaatcacgcTTGACGGAAAAGCTATGTAGGGTGTAAAATTCTTCACACATCTGGACAGCATTATTGATTACCACGGTGGGTCTGATTCAGGATTCCGAGCTAGCGGTTAACTCAAGACTCAGTTTGATTCCCACAATTTATGTCCTATCGACCTATAGAGTCTTGTCGCAATTTCGTTCTGGGCGATGGGTTGATttgttctaaacatcaatagacTGTTCTTGATGACATCCGAACAACGGATCAAGAGTGTCATGATTGCTTGATTGTTTATAAATTCGTGTGCCTGTTTGATGTTGGCCGAAGTAATTCTTCCAGTTTCGACTCCGTAATTTACAACAATTTCGACGTGCGTATTGAAGTTTCTGATTATGATGCTGAATGACCGTTGGTTTGACTCTCAAAGCCATTTTAATGGATTATtaacaatataaacaaataaataattacggCTACACTTATTTGTAAGAATAATTGAAATTCACTTCATAAGATTCACTAACATTTTGACGAGGTATGTAGGTGTATGCTAGAATAAATTAACTCAGTGAAAATGATCATTGTGTAAAATTATCTTTCATCCAAAATGATTGTCTATTCAGTTCAAGAATGTAGATCATTATCAACAAGTGAAAATAAACGAAACGGCGATTGAAACAGTTTGTCTTGTCGTCTGTCACGTTGCTCCTAATCAATAAACTAACTGAGATATTATGAATCAACATGAACACAAGAACCAAGATGGCTAACAGGAATACCTGAGAGACGACAAGAATCCTGATgagatattgtaaatatattagttagaTAATTAGGATTAGGTTGTTTCTGTGTGATGTAAAACTTAAATTGATCAAATTTGTGATAGAATGAAGCTACGAATCGATTTCTCATtgagatatttcaataaatattggTGGTGCGTTTGTAGTGTCATCTAAGCGCGTATATTTAGTTCTTGCTGTCTGGGTCAAATACCTTAGTATTTTGCAGTTTTAATGACGAAAAGATTCCAACTTAATCGGTTTAACCTGACATCGTTTATTCTCTCTTTGAAGTTACCATGATTTGTTAAACAATCAGTCTGGTTAGACTGTTATTCTTCACATATAAATATCTCAACAAGTGATTGTGCAGTCagacatttatttttaatgtggTATGCCGATAGATATTACAGAGATAATGAATGTTCTTATCTTGTTGTTTTGTCTGATTATTTTCATTCTCCACTCTCATGAATAAGTGTCAGTATACTAACACCTCTCCCTGTGAATTAGACATTATACAGATGAACGGTTATCATGGATAAACGTATTTaaccatttgatttgtgtgtagtGTTTCTTCGTTTACAAAGATAGTTTGAAATAAGTTCCGTTAATCGGTAAAAGTAGAATGATGTAACTAAAATATAACATTGTTATGCTTTGATCcctgtttatttgtttcttaatTCATATATCCTTTTACAGTTGAAATTATGTCGAAAACTCCATCATCAATATCAGTTATTGTTACTGGTCTACCAAGAACCGGAACGACCAGTATGAAAAAGGCATTGGAAATAATTTACAATCAACCTTGTTATCATGGTTATGAACTTGTGACCAGAAAACAATGTGACATTGCTAAATGGCAAATGCTTATCGATGAAGTACGAACAACACGTTGCGAGGAGAAGATACATAAATGTTTGAGTGAAATGTTGGTTGGCTACCGATCTGTGGGTAATATCCAAGTATGTTGGTTATACAAGGAATTGATGACTTTATACCCTGATGCAAAGGTGGGTTGAGAGTTCTTATTATGTGGATGATTATAATCTCTGGACttcattatttcaaattattgatATCCCTGAAACTCTTATTTCTAACATGGATATATATCGCAACGTTTGAGAACAGGTGTCAATTATCTGGTGTTTAGATATACCGTTACCACGTACTTCATTTACCTGGTGTTATAATGACAAGTACTGGGAAATTCAGTTGCTTCGTTATTTGCAAACGATGTTTCGTACACCATTTCAACCAAAATgtaacttgttaataaaattaatagtgAGAACTTCCTGAATTGAAAAGTAATATTTTCGTCACTTTTCGAAAGCATCCTCACTCTTTCCCTtataatcactgaaattcaacaatagcGCAATCTGTAACTATTGCGGATAATCAATATTGCTGATCTGTGTTGACATTATGGCTAAGTAAACGTTTTATGGAGAAAGACATAAGAACTGAGTGGCAGATGAACCACTGCACACGCCAGTTGATTGTGTGTAACTGACTAGTCTTAGCCAGTCGTCATTGACTTGCGTGATGTTATCACGAATGATCAATTGATCGGTCAGACAAACTTGATCCTTAAAATAAACCAAAGTGATGTTTTGGTATATATCTTTGAATGACCTTTGAAATGTGTTATTTCTATATCGATAATACTTTAATATACCATAAACCTCGTTTTATACAGGTTGTACTAACGGTTCGCGATAAAAACGATTGGTTGATCAGTTTGCGACAAGTGGTTATGCCTAAATCGGATGATCCACGTAAAATACAAATGGATGAAGCAAAAAGACGTGCAAGAATCCCTGTTGAATTTGACAAACTTCTTACTGATTCATTGAAACTAGCATTTCAGAAGGAAGATAttgattttgatgatgatgcAATGTTACTTGAATGTTACGAAAAACATAACAAAACTCTTCAGGAAAATATACCATCTGAACGTCTTTTGGTATATcatattggagatggttgggaACCATTGTGTAGATTCTTGAATGTGGATGTGCCAGCTAATATACCATTTCCCGAGACCAATCATCACGCTGACTTGCAAAAACTAAGGGAATTGACGAAGAAATTAGGATCGATTGAAGAAGTCGCTAGAATTCATCCAGGAATTGTATAAAACTGTAGTATACACTGATTGTACTAAACATTGACGATATTATTATCTAAGAAATAAATTGTAATCAACCCTTGAATTCCACCTTCTCATTGACAACCATGGTAATATTAGTGAAACATATAGTCAGTATAATAAACTAAAATTTTgaatttcttaattattttctcaccATACATCATGATGTACATAAGCACCGTCTGTTAATAACGGTCAAATAACTGAATGTAGAGATGAAGTGATTGAATATACGGTGAGAAAACGTAACTCAACTACGTTTAGGTTTCTTGAAAAGAATGTAATATTTATGGAACAATAATTTCACGAACCCTGTCCGAAAATCACTTACTCACAGATACGCTGAAGCGTATTTACTTGCTCAAAACGACTGGTATTCTTTGGGACTATTAGATCACATTGTTTTAGAACAAATCAAGGTGTCTGATAATACTATATTCCCAGATAACAATATATTACATGAGATATGCTAGTTTGTAGCCAAGGTCAAGTTGCTACAAATGCTGCAGGTCTTACTGTATTAGGTTGCCCAATGACGTTGATATTGTTATAGTGGACATGAGCAATATAAACAAAGGCTAAGTTCCATACATTGGAATAATAATTCTAGTATGACTCATATCAAGTGTCGCTTGTCCTTACCATCTGATCCGTACTAGTGGACTTTCTACTTAATGcggattttattttaaatagagTCAAACTAACTGTATTTTGAGAATATGAGGActcaacattatttcgtggggaggttGTAGTCATTAAATTTAACGACGGATCTGAACTTCGAGTCTTCAAAAAAGAAGTGAAGGTGATAAAGCATTGACTAAGTACTAAATACCAACGTCATACACTTTCGGTATACCCGTTGCAGTTGTAATTCACAGTGGTACACCCTACACATATCGAATCATTGGTTTAAATAATAGATACTCGGACCGAATCCTGAAGGTTtcgactagaccactgatcacCATGTGGATTGGCTTTTACGAGAAATTCCTTATCAGGATGAAACGAATGTCTTATAAATCTTAATGTACGATCTTTATTTGAGCAACTTTAGTTTCAAATGTAGATTACATCTAATGAGTTGTAAACTACTTAGTGAATAACTCAGCTGGTATTTCTTTTAATAAGCGTGACACTACTCGTCAGCTCAGCATTTATTGTCGTAAAACAACAGAAAACCATAATCACATAAAATCCATAATTGATTTTCGTGTACACTTGCTCAACTGAAGT
Proteins encoded:
- a CDS encoding uncharacterized protein (EggNog:ENOG410VQM2~COG:S), which gives rise to MKKALEIIYNQPCYHGYELVTRKQCDIAKWQMLIDEVRTTRCEEKIHKCLSEMLVGYRSVGNIQVCWLYKELMTLYPDAKVVLTVRDKNDWLISLRQVVMPKSDDPRKIQMDEAKRRARIPVEFDKLLTDSLKLAFQKEDIDFDDDAMLLECYEKHNKTLQENIPSERLLVYHIGDGWEPLCRFLNVDVPANIPFPETNHHADLQKLRELTKKLGSIEEVARIHPGIV